The genomic stretch TCGATCAAGGCCAAGGGCGAGGAAAACGTCACCCGCGCCGGCGGCGACGCCGCGCTACAAGACCTGGCGAGCAAGGTGTTGACCTTCCTCGAAACCAAATACGGCAAGGGCGACGTGGTCGTCGTCTCGACCGACATGGTCGGCCCGCGCGTCGGTTCCAGCCTGCGCAAACAGGGTTTGTACGCCATCATCTACGCGATGATCGGCATTCTGGTGTACGTCGGCTTCCGGTTCAACTTCAAGTACAGCCCGGGCGGCGTGATCGCCCTGGTCCACGACGTCATCATCACCGCCGGCATCTTTTCGTTGTTCAGCCGGGAAATGAACCTGGTGATCGTCGCGGCGTTACTGACCATCGCCGGTTACTCGATCAACGATACGATCGTCATTTTCGACCGGATTCGCGAAGGCCGGGCCGGCCGCTATCGGGCCATCCCGCTGCATCAGGCGGTCAACAATTCGATCAACGAAACGCTCAGCCGCACCGTGCTCACTTCCGGAGTCACGATGTTGGTGGTCATCGCCCTGCTGTTCCTCGGCGGCGAAATCCTCTTCGATTTCGCCTTGGCGATGACGATCGGCATCGTCATCGGCACCTACTCCTCCATTTTTATCGCCAGCCCGATTTTCGTGATGCTGGAGGACATCTTCGCCGCGCGACGGAAGGCCAAGGGGGCGGCCCGCTAGCCACGAGGAGCGGCCCAAACGGTGCCCATCAACCGCAAGCGGTGGGTTTTCGCGGATGAAGATCCGCTGGCCGAACGCCGGTTGCGCGATGAACTGGGCATCGGCGCGGTCACCGCGCGAATCCTCGCCAGCCGCGGCCTGATCGAACCGGCGGTCGTCAAACGGTTTCTCCAACCGCGCCTGGCCGATCTGCCCCATCCCCATCAAATGGCCGGCGCCGCAGCCGCCGCGCGCCGCATCGCCGACGCCTTGGAGCGCGGCGAAAAGATCGGCGTGCACGGCGACTACGACGCCGACGGCATCACCGCAACCGCCCTGCTCGCCGATTTTTTCAATCGCCTGGGCCATCCGATCGAACCGTACATTCCGCGGCGGTTGGATCAGGGCTACGGCTTCGGCCCCGATTCCGCGCGCGAACTGGCCGACCGCGGCGTCAAGCTGCTGATCACCGTCGACTGCGGCGCCAACGATCACGACGCGGTGCGGGCCGCCAACGAGCGGGGCCTCGCGGTGATCGTCAGCGACCACCACGAGATCGCCGGCCCCCTGCCCCCGGCGGCCGTGGTCATCAACCCCCACCGGCCGGACTGCGGTTTTCACGCGGAACACCTGTCGGGCGTGGGCATCGCGTTTTTTCTCGCGGCGGCGGTGCGCCTCGAATTGGCGGGCCGCGGCTGGGCGGCGGCGGACGACTACGATCTGAAGAGCGTGCTCGACCTGGTCGCGCTGGGCACGGTGGCGGACATCGTGCCGCTGGTCGGAGTCAACCGCATCCTGGTGTTCCACGGCCTGGAACTACTCAACCAGGACCGCCGGGCCGGGCTGACCGCCTTGCGCAAGGTGGCGGCGGTGCAGACGCCGGTGCGTTGCGGCGACATCGGCTACCGGCTGGCGCCGCGCATCAACGCCGCCGGCCGGCTGGGCGACGCGGCGGTGGGACTGAACCTGCTGCTGACCGACGACGAGGCCGAAGCCGGGCGCCTGGCGCGGCTGCTGCACGAGGAAAACGCGCGCCGGCAGTCGATCGAAAGCGCCATTTTCCAGCAGGCGCAAAAAATGTTCGGCCAGATTGCCCGCGCCGAGCGCTTGCAATCGATCGTGCTGGCGCACCCCGATTGGCACCCGGGGGTGATCGGCATCGTCGCCAGCCGGATGGTCGAAATGTTCAACCGGCCGACCATCCTGATCAGCGCCGTGGGCGACGTCGGCCGCGGCTCCGGCCGTTCCCTGCCGGGATTCAACCTGTATGAAGCCCTGCAGGCGTGCGAGGAACATTTGGAGGGTTACGGCGGGCACGAGCAGGCGGCCGGCGTGCAAATCAAGCTCGACCAGATTTTCGAATTCGCCAAGGCCTTCGATCAATACGCGCGGCGCACCCTGCAGGCCGAGGATCTCGTGCCCAAGCAGCGCGTCGACGCCTGGTGCGAAATCGACGAGGTCACCGAAACCCTGGTGCGCGAACTGGGTT from Myxococcales bacterium encodes the following:
- the secF gene encoding protein translocase subunit SecF — translated: MAKTNFFEIIPQGTKFDFMRAGKIFIPLSALLVAASLVIIFTKGFNWGIDFAGGLEMRVEFKGAAQNVRIGDMRKTMENLPPDLPLQGVQVTNFVMPGRNVFSIKAKGEENVTRAGGDAALQDLASKVLTFLETKYGKGDVVVVSTDMVGPRVGSSLRKQGLYAIIYAMIGILVYVGFRFNFKYSPGGVIALVHDVIITAGIFSLFSREMNLVIVAALLTIAGYSINDTIVIFDRIREGRAGRYRAIPLHQAVNNSINETLSRTVLTSGVTMLVVIALLFLGGEILFDFALAMTIGIVIGTYSSIFIASPIFVMLEDIFAARRKAKGAAR
- the recJ gene encoding single-stranded-DNA-specific exonuclease RecJ, which translates into the protein MPINRKRWVFADEDPLAERRLRDELGIGAVTARILASRGLIEPAVVKRFLQPRLADLPHPHQMAGAAAAARRIADALERGEKIGVHGDYDADGITATALLADFFNRLGHPIEPYIPRRLDQGYGFGPDSARELADRGVKLLITVDCGANDHDAVRAANERGLAVIVSDHHEIAGPLPPAAVVINPHRPDCGFHAEHLSGVGIAFFLAAAVRLELAGRGWAAADDYDLKSVLDLVALGTVADIVPLVGVNRILVFHGLELLNQDRRAGLTALRKVAAVQTPVRCGDIGYRLAPRINAAGRLGDAAVGLNLLLTDDEAEAGRLARLLHEENARRQSIESAIFQQAQKMFGQIARAERLQSIVLAHPDWHPGVIGIVASRMVEMFNRPTILISAVGDVGRGSGRSLPGFNLYEALQACEEHLEGYGGHEQAAGVQIKLDQIFEFAKAFDQYARRTLQAEDLVPKQRVDAWCEIDEVTETLVRELGSLAPFGFGNPEPVLAARDVRVLNKQLVGGEHLKLRIPWRKTALAVIAFGRAELLEQLGSRLDLAYSPEFNYYGGVEHIQLRARDIVIPDL